One Schistocerca nitens isolate TAMUIC-IGC-003100 chromosome 1, iqSchNite1.1, whole genome shotgun sequence DNA segment encodes these proteins:
- the LOC126198127 gene encoding uncharacterized protein LOC126198127, with product MCTEQPEEIAKQAIAATKSSRYADLYAKLDTREGERDLYRLAKARHRNSEDVHQFYRVNDETSILLVDWKKARERWRSYFKKISTEEFHHPPIPTGHAVEGPVRETAVEEVKTALRKIKPGKATGPDDLPAELWCFHHWKAAESLTELFNKIIDEGQTPADWQQSITVPIFKKGNPAECTNYRPIRLL from the coding sequence ATGTGTACTGAACAGCCCGAAGAGATTGCAAAACAGGCTATAGCAGCAACCAAATCCTCACGTTATGCTGATCTATATGCAAAACTTGACACACGTGAAGGAGAGCGGGACTTATATCGACTCGCTAAAGCAAGACATCGCAATTCAGAAGATGTTCATCAGTTCTACAGAGTCAATGATGAGACCAGTATTCTGCTAGTTGACTGGAAGAAGGCCAGAGAACGATGGCGCAGCTACTTCAAGAAGATCTCAACAGAAGAGTTCCACCATCCACCAATACCCACTGGCCATGCTGTTGAAGGGCCCGTAAGAGAAACTGCAGTCGAAGAGGTCAAGACAGCTTTGAGGAAAATTAAGCCTGGGAAAGCGACCGGTCCAGATGACCTTCCAGCAGAGTTATGGTGTTTCCATCATTGGAAGGCAGCCGAATCGTTAACGGAACTCTTCAACAAGATCATTGACGAGGGACAAACACCAGCTGATTGGCAGCAGAGCATCACCGTACctatctttaagaagggaaatccCGCCGAGTGTACCAACTACCGTCCAATTCGACTTCTCTGA